In the genome of Haloarcula sp. CBA1129, one region contains:
- a CDS encoding dihydrolipoamide acetyltransferase family protein, with translation MVREFELPDVGEGVAEGELLRWRVAPGDSVSEDQPVAEVETDKAVVDVPSPVDGVVDELRATEGDIVPVGDVIIVFRVEGEDDLEGTETTPTDDATADSGHQTDDGATAQPAEDKQSDPAVTQSVQIAAAPSVRRLARELGVDISSIADSSSGRITEADVRAYSNTESATQQRSSQQTTASSRRKQQADTEGSVSPTQTSETADRDTTVAVPKTRHIAAEEGIDLDTIPTDERKDGEPFVTLESVQEYAKAQQQAQRTEQEALVERAAADDPARPESRKPYTGIRQTIGAAMTSSKYTAPHVTHQDEVDVTALVDARSALRQEAEEHDIRLTYMPFVMKACAAALQENPQVNASLDEANEEIVEKQYYNIGVATATDAGLLVPVVEDVDTKGLLEVASETNEKTQKARERSLSPEEMRGGTFTISNIGGIGGEYGTPIINQPESAILALGEIKKKPRVVEAAGEETIEPRHIMTLSLSFDHRVLDGADAARFTNSIQKYLRNPNLLLLE, from the coding sequence ATGGTACGTGAATTCGAACTACCCGATGTCGGTGAAGGTGTTGCTGAGGGCGAACTGCTGCGCTGGCGGGTTGCACCGGGCGACTCAGTTTCGGAAGATCAGCCAGTAGCCGAAGTCGAGACGGACAAAGCCGTCGTCGACGTCCCGTCTCCTGTAGACGGTGTTGTCGACGAACTTCGTGCCACAGAAGGTGATATCGTCCCAGTCGGTGACGTTATTATCGTCTTCCGGGTCGAGGGGGAAGACGACCTAGAAGGTACCGAAACAACGCCTACAGACGACGCCACTGCGGATAGTGGCCACCAAACCGACGACGGAGCTACAGCACAGCCAGCCGAAGACAAGCAGTCAGACCCGGCTGTGACACAGAGCGTCCAGATCGCCGCCGCACCGTCTGTGCGGCGTCTCGCACGCGAGCTGGGCGTCGATATTTCCAGCATTGCGGACTCGTCTTCGGGACGTATCACGGAAGCAGATGTCCGCGCATACTCGAATACGGAATCCGCGACTCAACAGCGTTCAAGCCAGCAGACAACTGCTTCGAGTCGACGAAAACAGCAGGCAGATACGGAGGGGTCTGTCAGTCCGACTCAGACGAGCGAAACGGCCGACCGAGACACGACAGTGGCCGTTCCGAAAACCAGACACATCGCGGCCGAGGAAGGGATTGATCTCGATACTATTCCCACAGATGAGCGAAAAGACGGAGAACCCTTTGTCACGCTCGAATCGGTCCAAGAATACGCAAAAGCACAACAGCAGGCCCAACGCACAGAACAAGAGGCTCTAGTTGAGAGAGCAGCAGCTGACGATCCGGCGCGCCCGGAGTCCCGGAAGCCGTACACCGGCATCAGACAGACCATTGGAGCGGCAATGACGTCGTCGAAATACACGGCTCCGCACGTCACTCATCAGGACGAGGTCGACGTTACTGCTCTGGTCGACGCTCGTTCGGCGCTCAGACAGGAGGCTGAGGAGCACGATATACGACTGACGTATATGCCGTTTGTCATGAAGGCGTGTGCCGCGGCTCTGCAAGAGAACCCACAAGTGAACGCCTCCCTCGACGAAGCAAACGAAGAGATCGTCGAAAAGCAGTATTACAATATCGGCGTCGCAACAGCAACTGATGCTGGGCTGTTGGTTCCTGTTGTCGAGGACGTTGATACGAAGGGGCTGCTGGAGGTCGCATCCGAAACCAACGAAAAAACGCAGAAGGCGAGAGAACGGAGTCTTTCGCCGGAGGAAATGCGTGGCGGGACATTCACTATCTCGAACATCGGTGGTATCGGTGGGGAGTACGGGACACCGATCATCAATCAGCCGGAAAGCGCCATTCTGGCACTGGGAGAGATCAAAAAGAAGCCACGGGTCGTGGAAGCTGCTGGTGAAGAGACGATAGAACCTCGTCATATAATGACACTATCGCTGTCGTTCGACCATCGAGTGCTTGATGGCGCAGACGCCGCACGGTTCACGAACTCCATACAGAAGTACCTGCGAAATCCAAACCTGCTACTACTAGAATAA
- the lpdA gene encoding dihydrolipoyl dehydrogenase: MVVGDVTTSTDVLVIGAGPGGYVAAIRAAQLDLDVTLVEKGEYGGACLNRGCIPSKALINGSELASEAGQAEELGIYADPTVALDEMISWKDGIVDQLTSGIEQLCTAAGVNLMQGTAEFADENKIRIVHQGEGQGSESLKFDNCIIATGSRPIEIPEFDFGDERIVSSDGALNFETVPDELVIVGAGYIGMELATVYSRLGSDVSVIEMLEQALPSYQEDVASIVRKRAERLGVDFHFGYTADSWAESDGEAVLTAVPTADAAHDSDIELTADKILVAVGRRPVTDTLSLEDAGVETNAQGVIPTDSRCRTNKEHIFAVGDVAGEPMLAHKGSKEGEVAAEVIAGEPAAVDYQALPAAVFTDPEIGTVGLTENEAANEGITPLTGEFQFQASGRALTANRTEGFVRIVAAKETERVIGAQIVGPEASELIAEIAAMIEMGAKLQDIGSTVHTHPTLSEAIMEAAQNARGKAIHRQN, from the coding sequence ATGGTTGTCGGAGATGTAACTACGTCGACTGATGTACTGGTTATCGGTGCGGGCCCCGGTGGGTACGTTGCCGCAATCCGCGCTGCACAGCTTGACCTCGATGTCACGCTCGTTGAAAAGGGAGAGTACGGGGGCGCCTGTCTCAACCGTGGCTGTATTCCCTCCAAAGCGCTGATAAACGGTTCAGAACTGGCCTCGGAAGCGGGTCAGGCGGAGGAACTGGGGATTTACGCAGACCCAACAGTCGCACTCGACGAGATGATTAGCTGGAAAGACGGCATTGTCGATCAATTAACGAGCGGTATCGAGCAACTGTGTACGGCAGCCGGCGTGAATCTGATGCAAGGGACTGCCGAATTTGCTGATGAAAACAAGATCAGAATCGTCCATCAGGGAGAGGGACAGGGCTCTGAATCGCTGAAATTCGATAACTGCATCATCGCAACGGGGTCCAGACCGATTGAAATTCCGGAGTTCGACTTCGGTGACGAACGCATTGTCTCGTCAGATGGCGCTCTGAACTTTGAAACGGTACCCGACGAACTCGTGATCGTTGGAGCCGGATACATCGGCATGGAGCTAGCGACGGTCTATAGCCGGCTTGGGAGCGATGTCTCGGTAATTGAGATGCTAGAGCAGGCGCTTCCCAGCTATCAGGAAGACGTTGCCTCGATTGTCAGGAAGCGAGCAGAGCGGCTCGGCGTGGATTTCCATTTCGGGTACACTGCGGACAGCTGGGCAGAGTCGGACGGTGAGGCTGTCCTGACTGCTGTCCCCACAGCGGATGCGGCGCACGATAGCGATATCGAACTCACCGCTGACAAAATACTCGTTGCCGTCGGTAGACGCCCGGTGACTGACACGCTCAGTCTCGAAGATGCCGGCGTCGAAACCAATGCTCAGGGGGTCATCCCAACGGACAGTAGATGTCGGACGAACAAGGAGCATATTTTCGCGGTCGGTGACGTTGCGGGTGAACCGATGCTCGCGCACAAGGGATCGAAAGAAGGGGAGGTTGCAGCCGAAGTAATCGCCGGTGAGCCCGCTGCGGTCGATTATCAGGCGCTCCCGGCAGCTGTGTTCACCGACCCGGAAATCGGAACTGTCGGTCTGACGGAGAACGAAGCAGCAAACGAGGGTATCACACCTCTCACTGGCGAGTTTCAGTTCCAAGCATCTGGACGAGCACTAACAGCAAACCGGACAGAAGGCTTTGTCCGAATTGTCGCCGCAAAAGAAACCGAACGTGTGATCGGTGCACAGATCGTCGGTCCGGAGGCCTCCGAGCTGATTGCAGAAATCGCAGCCATGATCGAAATGGGTGCAAAGCTTCAGGACATCGGCTCAACAGTTCACACACATCCAACATTAAGTGAGGCGATAATGGAGGCCGCACAGAATGCGAGAGGGAAAGCAATACACAGACAAAATTGA